A single genomic interval of Tursiops truncatus isolate mTurTru1 chromosome 16, mTurTru1.mat.Y, whole genome shotgun sequence harbors:
- the LOC117308500 gene encoding uncharacterized protein isoform X2: MVATPSTLSKQLCVLTGVACVYLTGHRASPLGGREEEEAEVGAGFRGDALPGCELDQVDERGLSSGQPSSGPQALVPEAMLLEAVETGVRVSIPRVGRPPSLLASPGCSHSCGSCFGRTCSCSLGAPPAPASSPASASSPAPASSLAPASSPVPASSPASASSPAPASSPAPASRSCPRIPLLPPHPLLPLHGARGLHRPSQV; the protein is encoded by the coding sequence ATGGTGGCCACTCCGTCGACTCTGAGTAAACAGCTGTGTGTTCTCACTGGAGTCGCCTGTGTTTATCTTACAGGGCATCGCGCCTCCCCACTGGGcggaagagaagaggaggaggccgAGGTGGGAGCAGGGTTCCGAGGAGACGCCCTGCCTGGTTGCGAGTTGGACCAGGTGGACGAGCGCGGCCTCAGCTCGGGGCAGCCCTCCTCTGGTCCCCAGGCGTTGGTTCCGGAGGCGATGCTTCTGGAAGCCGTGGAGACGGGGGTCCGCGTTTCGATTCCCCGGGTCGGAAGGCCGCCCTCCCTGCTCGCGAGTCCCGGCTGCTCGCACAGCTGCGGTTCCTGCTTTGGCCGCACCTGCAGCTGCTCGCTTGGAGCGCCGCCCGCCCCCGCATCGTCTCCTGCCTCCGCATCCTCTCCTGCCCCCGCATCCTCTCTTGCCCCCGCATCCTCTCCTGTCCCTGCATCGTCTCCTGCCTCCGCATCCTCTCCTGCCCCCGCATCCTCTCCTGCCCCCGCATCCCGCTCCTGCCCCCGCATCCCGCTCCTGCCCCCGCATCCTCTCCTCCCGCTCCACGGAGCTCGTGGTCTCCATCGTCCATCTCAAGTGTAG
- the LOC117308500 gene encoding uncharacterized protein isoform X3 — protein sequence MSFLCWSKATHSLAPGHRASPLGGREEEEAEVGAGFRGDALPGCELDQVDERGLSSGQPSSGPQALVPEAMLLEAVETGVRVSIPRVGRPPSLLASPGCSHSCGSCFGRTCSCSLGAPPAPASSPASASSPAPASSLAPASSPVPASSPASASSPAPASSPAPASRSCPRIPLLPPHPLLPLHGARGLHRPSQV from the coding sequence GGCATCGCGCCTCCCCACTGGGcggaagagaagaggaggaggccgAGGTGGGAGCAGGGTTCCGAGGAGACGCCCTGCCTGGTTGCGAGTTGGACCAGGTGGACGAGCGCGGCCTCAGCTCGGGGCAGCCCTCCTCTGGTCCCCAGGCGTTGGTTCCGGAGGCGATGCTTCTGGAAGCCGTGGAGACGGGGGTCCGCGTTTCGATTCCCCGGGTCGGAAGGCCGCCCTCCCTGCTCGCGAGTCCCGGCTGCTCGCACAGCTGCGGTTCCTGCTTTGGCCGCACCTGCAGCTGCTCGCTTGGAGCGCCGCCCGCCCCCGCATCGTCTCCTGCCTCCGCATCCTCTCCTGCCCCCGCATCCTCTCTTGCCCCCGCATCCTCTCCTGTCCCTGCATCGTCTCCTGCCTCCGCATCCTCTCCTGCCCCCGCATCCTCTCCTGCCCCCGCATCCCGCTCCTGCCCCCGCATCCCGCTCCTGCCCCCGCATCCTCTCCTCCCGCTCCACGGAGCTCGTGGTCTCCATCGTCCATCTCAAGTGTAG